One segment of Anatilimnocola aggregata DNA contains the following:
- a CDS encoding FAD-dependent oxidoreductase, protein MKVIIVGGVAGGASCAARLRRLNETAKILMVERGPYVSYANCGLPYHVGGIIEKESSLLVATEQTFHDMFDVSVRTGCEAIAISLKKKTVDLRNVATGEVSTESYDKLVLSPGAAPIRPPLPGIDLPGIFSVRTVPDARTIREWLHRGSEPRTGLDSYTGLQVVTKPKRAVVVGGGFIGLEMVENLSHLGLEVTLVEKLNQVMPPLDPEMARLVERYLIKHGVRLELNDGVAGFRQVADGSLEVLTGSGKAHPADVVILAIGVRPETALAKSAGIEIGQRGGIRVDEHMRTSDPDIFAVGDAVEVKDYVTGQWTLIPLAGPANRQGRIAADVIAGRDTRYRGTQGTSICQVFEAAIGQTGVSEKTLLQLGDTDFEKIYLYPNSHAGYYPDAKMMAIKVMFRKSDGLLLGAQVLAEDGVAKRIDAFAMAIQMKATIYDLEEAELCYAPPFGSAKDPVNFAGMVAANVLHGDMPLSHWSSLDGVFILDVRNPAELKVESVPGALNIPLPQLRHRLDELPRDREIHVICRSGGRAYFATRILLQNGFKARNLSGGMLSRSHAASSH, encoded by the coding sequence ATGAAAGTGATTATCGTAGGCGGAGTTGCCGGTGGCGCGTCGTGCGCAGCACGGCTCCGCAGGCTCAACGAAACGGCCAAGATCCTGATGGTGGAACGGGGACCGTACGTGTCCTATGCCAACTGCGGGCTCCCCTACCACGTCGGCGGCATCATTGAGAAGGAGTCCAGTCTCCTCGTTGCGACCGAGCAGACGTTTCACGACATGTTCGACGTGAGTGTGCGTACCGGCTGCGAAGCTATCGCAATCTCGTTGAAGAAAAAGACCGTAGATCTGCGAAATGTTGCGACCGGCGAGGTGTCGACCGAGTCCTACGACAAGCTGGTGCTGTCGCCAGGCGCAGCCCCGATCCGGCCGCCACTTCCCGGTATTGATCTTCCGGGGATCTTCTCCGTGAGGACCGTCCCGGACGCCCGGACCATCCGCGAGTGGCTGCACCGCGGTTCCGAGCCCCGGACCGGGCTCGACTCATACACGGGACTGCAGGTCGTGACGAAGCCAAAGCGCGCCGTGGTCGTCGGCGGTGGGTTCATCGGCTTAGAGATGGTGGAAAACCTCTCCCATCTCGGGCTGGAGGTGACGCTCGTCGAGAAGCTGAACCAGGTGATGCCACCGCTCGATCCAGAAATGGCGAGGCTTGTCGAACGCTACTTGATCAAACACGGCGTGCGGCTCGAGCTCAATGACGGCGTGGCCGGGTTTCGACAAGTAGCGGACGGTTCGCTGGAAGTGCTCACGGGTTCCGGCAAGGCGCATCCGGCCGACGTTGTTATCCTGGCGATCGGCGTGCGGCCGGAGACAGCGCTCGCGAAGTCCGCCGGGATCGAGATTGGTCAGCGCGGGGGAATCCGCGTCGATGAACACATGCGGACAAGCGATCCCGACATCTTCGCTGTCGGCGACGCGGTCGAAGTGAAAGACTACGTCACCGGCCAGTGGACGCTCATCCCGCTCGCCGGCCCGGCCAACCGGCAAGGACGGATCGCGGCGGATGTCATTGCCGGACGCGATACGCGCTATCGAGGCACGCAGGGGACTTCAATCTGTCAGGTCTTTGAAGCCGCCATTGGCCAGACTGGCGTCAGCGAGAAAACCTTGCTGCAGCTCGGAGACACGGATTTCGAGAAGATCTACCTCTACCCGAATTCGCACGCCGGCTATTACCCGGACGCCAAAATGATGGCGATCAAGGTCATGTTTCGCAAATCCGATGGACTACTTCTTGGCGCGCAGGTGCTCGCGGAGGACGGCGTCGCCAAGCGGATCGACGCCTTTGCGATGGCGATCCAGATGAAAGCAACGATTTACGATCTGGAGGAGGCAGAGCTATGCTACGCGCCGCCATTCGGCAGCGCGAAGGACCCAGTTAACTTCGCGGGGATGGTCGCGGCAAACGTGCTCCACGGTGACATGCCACTTAGCCACTGGAGTTCGCTGGACGGCGTCTTTATCCTCGACGTGCGTAACCCTGCGGAATTGAAAGTGGAGTCGGTTCCTGGGGCGCTCAACATCCCACTACCGCAGCTTCGTCATCGTCTCGACGAACTGCCCCGCGACCGCGAGATTCACGTCATCTGCCGCTCCGGCGGGCGCGCCTACTTCGCGACGCGCATCCTGCTTCAGAACGGTTTCAAGGCTCGGAACCTTTCGGGTGGCATGCTCTCACGATCTCACGCAGCATCATCACACTGA
- a CDS encoding carboxymuconolactone decarboxylase family protein, with protein MTTRSPEHTSEQHPAGSSLVQKNEATTAADDSSTKYESPATPKKTSKPKRTLTAANFLKTTANCAISFPILIRSVFSPKTSKALREKVMLGVTAINDCRFCAWGHSHWAASQGVSLEEVNQILSNQDNSLAASDPAEAAAILFGQHYAEQLDEIDPESVKNLHNYFSSAQVREIVGYVYFITFTNLSGNTVDALLDRVRGRGRPITFFEGVAGAALAPILFALVALVKLGKVLGTDKRRAARHRVSEDVPPHRDSPSKVLNAADLEDQSEKRVS; from the coding sequence ATGACAACACGATCTCCTGAACATACCAGCGAGCAACATCCCGCCGGTTCCTCTTTGGTGCAGAAGAATGAAGCGACAACCGCCGCCGATGATTCGTCCACCAAGTATGAGTCGCCCGCGACCCCGAAGAAGACAAGTAAACCGAAGCGAACCCTCACCGCGGCCAACTTTCTGAAAACGACTGCGAATTGCGCAATTTCGTTCCCGATCTTAATCCGATCCGTATTCAGTCCGAAAACCTCCAAAGCTCTTCGCGAAAAGGTAATGCTCGGAGTTACTGCGATCAATGATTGCCGATTCTGCGCATGGGGCCATTCTCACTGGGCGGCATCCCAGGGCGTCTCGTTGGAGGAAGTAAACCAGATACTCAGCAATCAGGATAACTCACTGGCGGCGAGCGATCCCGCCGAAGCGGCGGCCATCCTCTTTGGCCAACACTACGCCGAGCAACTCGATGAGATCGATCCGGAATCGGTGAAGAATCTGCACAACTACTTCAGTTCGGCGCAGGTGCGAGAGATCGTCGGGTACGTGTACTTCATTACGTTCACCAATCTCAGTGGTAACACCGTAGATGCACTGCTGGATCGAGTTCGCGGCCGGGGTCGCCCCATTACGTTCTTTGAGGGAGTTGCAGGCGCTGCGTTGGCCCCGATTTTGTTTGCTCTCGTGGCGCTGGTGAAGCTGGGAAAGGTCCTCGGAACCGACAAGAGGCGAGCGGCACGGCATCGCGTCTCTGAGGATGTGCCGCCACACCGCGACAGCCCGAGCAAGGTTTTGAACGCTGCGGATCTCGAAGACCAATCTGAAAAGCGAGTGTCATGA
- a CDS encoding cupin domain-containing protein, protein MHKKMMDMNPVDDFVTQNTPGLKIWEERWGGMQCAFHVFAPGTDFTDILKGKGLEHDLCGVEHWAYVIKGSVEVIYLDGTIEVCRAGDACFWPAPHNFKSKEGAEILQFSTDGGLAAQGKRIQEFVAKHMKK, encoded by the coding sequence ATGCACAAGAAAATGATGGATATGAACCCGGTAGACGACTTCGTCACCCAGAACACCCCGGGCCTCAAGATCTGGGAGGAGCGATGGGGCGGCATGCAGTGCGCCTTCCACGTCTTTGCCCCGGGCACTGATTTCACAGACATTCTGAAAGGAAAGGGACTGGAGCACGATCTGTGCGGGGTCGAACACTGGGCTTACGTCATAAAGGGCTCGGTGGAGGTCATTTACCTTGACGGGACCATTGAAGTTTGCCGCGCTGGGGACGCTTGCTTCTGGCCGGCTCCGCACAACTTCAAGTCGAAGGAAGGCGCCGAGATCCTCCAGTTCAGCACCGATGGAGGGTTGGCTGCGCAAGGCAAGAGAATCCAGGAGTTTGTTGCGAAACATATGAAGAAGTAA
- a CDS encoding GAF domain-containing sensor histidine kinase, with the protein MHDRDLTGDDVAKRRTPGTDPQEAITCPVSVTPSRKMESLDAGLCAALEDAGCPVGASIRDRLAFETLLTELSSRFVNIPANRVDSQIEWGMRLVVEQLGIDRCGFGEVLGDGKQFVVTHSYQLPTVPSCFGLILQEQFPAYARMIRQGMIIRLPEDLPADAVTERQYLLQSGLRSSLTIPLTVMGSVVGALGLASFRTQLAWPDELVKRLRLVGDIFTNALARKRADEALCAKELSLRQSQEGLRQLTARLLQAQEQERRRIAREMHDDWTQRLASLGIEAAKLERHLGTQEVALPLLHAMQQQLVALSEDVHALSRQLHPSILDDLGLVEALRSECAAFARREEIEVDYCPGVLPETVPADVALCLYRVAQEALRNVAKHAAAAEVIVTLDVVESEVVMRIEDFGIGFDRENERSQPGLGLSSMAERVALIEGQFSVTTAVGRGTSVDVHAPLKGCPR; encoded by the coding sequence ATGCACGACCGCGATTTGACCGGAGACGACGTTGCCAAACGAAGGACGCCGGGCACCGATCCCCAGGAGGCCATCACCTGTCCTGTTTCGGTGACGCCATCCAGAAAGATGGAATCGCTGGATGCCGGTTTGTGCGCTGCCCTCGAGGACGCTGGTTGCCCAGTGGGGGCGAGTATTCGAGATCGTCTGGCATTTGAAACATTGTTGACGGAATTATCGTCCAGGTTTGTCAATATTCCAGCCAACCGAGTCGATTCGCAAATCGAATGGGGCATGCGCCTGGTCGTGGAGCAGCTTGGAATCGACCGATGCGGTTTCGGCGAGGTGCTAGGAGACGGGAAGCAGTTCGTGGTTACGCACTCGTACCAACTGCCGACCGTCCCTTCCTGTTTTGGTCTTATCTTGCAGGAGCAATTCCCCGCCTACGCCCGGATGATTCGCCAGGGCATGATTATCCGGTTGCCGGAGGATTTGCCAGCCGACGCGGTCACAGAGCGACAGTATTTGCTTCAGTCTGGGCTAAGATCCAGTTTGACAATTCCTCTGACCGTAATGGGCTCCGTGGTTGGCGCACTGGGCCTCGCCAGCTTCCGCACGCAGCTCGCCTGGCCGGACGAATTGGTGAAGCGCCTGCGTCTCGTGGGGGATATCTTCACCAATGCCCTGGCTCGCAAAAGGGCGGATGAAGCGCTTTGTGCGAAGGAACTGTCGCTCCGGCAAAGCCAAGAAGGGCTTCGGCAACTGACCGCCAGACTCCTACAAGCCCAGGAGCAGGAACGCCGCCGGATCGCTCGAGAAATGCACGATGACTGGACGCAGCGACTAGCGAGTTTGGGGATTGAAGCCGCCAAGCTGGAACGGCACCTCGGCACGCAAGAAGTGGCGTTGCCATTGCTGCACGCAATGCAGCAACAGCTGGTTGCCCTTTCCGAAGATGTGCATGCCCTCTCACGTCAGCTACACCCCTCCATTTTGGATGATCTCGGTCTGGTCGAGGCCCTGCGTTCCGAGTGTGCTGCCTTCGCGCGGCGCGAAGAGATCGAGGTGGATTACTGCCCGGGCGTACTGCCAGAAACGGTCCCCGCCGACGTCGCGCTGTGCCTCTATCGTGTCGCACAGGAGGCCCTCAGAAATGTCGCCAAGCACGCCGCCGCTGCCGAGGTCATCGTAACCCTGGACGTCGTCGAGTCAGAGGTCGTAATGCGGATCGAGGATTTCGGCATTGGCTTTGACCGGGAAAATGAACGCAGTCAGCCGGGGTTGGGCCTGTCCAGCATGGCGGAGCGAGTGGCGTTGATTGAGGGACAGTTCTCGGTTACGACGGCCGTCGGTCGGGGGACATCGGTCGATGTTCATGCGCCGTTGAAGGGATGCCCTCGATGA
- a CDS encoding rhodanese-like domain-containing protein → MLNRNACCTRISALLFVAGILIASAPSPVGAQTDKPAATNKRAGTVDAGQLPKAKQTTLGLYVTAAQAYEMWKASPDKVKVIDVRTPEEFAFVGHPEIAWNIPVAFVSYQRKDGKFEYKAEPNKAFVALVKEIAQPTDVLLLTCRSGGRSAMAVNQLAAAGFTKSYNIVDGVEGDLVQDSESVFNGKRMKNGWKNSAPWVYSIDPEKVILEETSSERPQ, encoded by the coding sequence ATGTTGAACCGAAACGCCTGTTGCACCAGGATCTCGGCACTGCTCTTCGTCGCGGGGATTCTCATCGCCTCCGCGCCAAGCCCTGTGGGCGCTCAAACGGATAAGCCAGCTGCCACCAACAAGCGCGCCGGTACGGTCGATGCCGGCCAGCTTCCGAAGGCAAAGCAGACGACCCTCGGCCTGTACGTGACTGCGGCACAGGCCTACGAAATGTGGAAGGCGTCACCTGACAAAGTCAAGGTTATCGACGTGCGGACTCCTGAGGAGTTTGCCTTTGTGGGCCACCCGGAGATTGCTTGGAATATTCCCGTCGCGTTCGTTTCCTATCAGCGAAAAGATGGCAAGTTCGAGTACAAGGCGGAACCCAACAAAGCCTTCGTCGCCCTGGTCAAAGAGATCGCCCAGCCGACCGACGTTCTATTGCTCACCTGCCGATCGGGCGGCCGTAGCGCGATGGCAGTGAACCAACTGGCGGCAGCCGGGTTCACGAAGTCCTACAACATCGTCGACGGAGTGGAGGGAGATCTCGTGCAGGATTCTGAGAGTGTCTTTAACGGCAAGCGGATGAAGAACGGCTGGAAGAACTCAGCTCCGTGGGTCTACAGCATTGACCCCGAGAAAGTCATCCTCGAGGAAACCAGCTCCGAGAGACCCCAGTGA
- a CDS encoding response regulator: MTRARIVIADDHQILAEGIRSLLEPEFEVVAVVSDGRQLVAAAKEHLPDAIVADISMPSLNGIEAAALVRSAGVSAKIVFLTMHKDVAYARRAMESGAAGFVLKHSVSSELVTAIREALQGKTYITPLIAGELLDSYRGGDARSGDSTTRLTVRQREVLQLIAEGLSAKEVAAALKISVRTAEAHKARILESLGLQSTAELVQFAIRSGLISIE; the protein is encoded by the coding sequence ATGACCCGTGCCCGCATCGTAATCGCTGATGACCATCAGATTCTGGCCGAGGGAATCCGCAGCCTACTCGAACCTGAGTTCGAGGTTGTCGCCGTCGTCTCCGATGGCCGCCAACTGGTTGCCGCTGCGAAAGAGCATCTGCCCGACGCAATCGTGGCCGACATCAGCATGCCGTCGCTCAATGGCATCGAGGCTGCCGCGCTCGTGCGATCGGCGGGTGTGTCAGCCAAGATCGTGTTTCTAACCATGCACAAGGACGTGGCCTACGCTCGCCGTGCGATGGAGTCCGGGGCCGCAGGATTCGTACTCAAGCACTCCGTCTCTTCGGAATTGGTGACCGCCATTCGGGAGGCACTCCAGGGGAAGACCTACATCACCCCTTTAATTGCAGGGGAACTGCTGGATTCCTATCGCGGAGGTGATGCACGATCAGGTGATTCGACGACGCGGCTGACCGTGCGTCAGCGTGAAGTTCTGCAGCTGATAGCCGAAGGCCTTTCTGCCAAAGAAGTTGCGGCCGCGCTAAAGATTTCCGTCCGAACGGCGGAAGCTCACAAGGCACGCATCTTGGAGTCGCTCGGGCTCCAGAGCACCGCGGAACTGGTCCAATTCGCCATTCGCAGCGGACTCATCTCAATCGAGTAA
- a CDS encoding integrase core domain-containing protein, producing the protein MVNIFQSLLLVIAGATQKELARQVKYLKVENQVLRSKLPKRITITPKERVRLVKFAQKLGGKVLRQLTTIVAPSTILRWIRAEKKLKPQKRKRGRPKTPEQLRRLILKMARENEWGYTRIMGELKKLGIKPPSRNTVKNILKAAGYEPGPRRGEGTWDDFLKQHAASLWQCDFFSKRILTLRGIREVFVLAFLHVETRRVILSPPTFNPNENWIVAQAAVFVEQARGQGLRVATVQHDCDTKFTQGFDQALRQRRARVRRTAFRSPNTNAFVERFVQSIGQECLDRFVIFGEKHMNHVCQEYLQHYHQERPHQGEGIENELLIRKQKPRQVAAISLSEVNCSERLGGLLKSYSSKAA; encoded by the coding sequence ATGGTCAACATCTTTCAGTCCTTGCTACTCGTGATTGCCGGCGCCACGCAGAAAGAGCTGGCCCGCCAGGTCAAATATCTGAAGGTCGAGAACCAGGTCCTCCGCTCGAAGTTACCGAAGCGAATCACGATTACCCCGAAAGAACGGGTTCGGCTGGTCAAGTTCGCTCAGAAGCTCGGTGGCAAGGTCCTCCGTCAACTGACGACCATCGTCGCACCGTCGACCATCCTGCGTTGGATCCGAGCCGAGAAGAAACTCAAACCGCAGAAGCGGAAACGGGGCCGTCCAAAAACACCGGAACAACTCCGGCGGCTGATCCTAAAAATGGCCCGGGAGAACGAGTGGGGCTACACCCGGATCATGGGGGAACTAAAGAAACTCGGGATCAAGCCGCCGAGCCGGAACACCGTGAAAAACATTCTTAAGGCTGCTGGTTACGAACCTGGGCCGCGGCGCGGTGAGGGAACGTGGGATGACTTCCTCAAGCAGCACGCCGCGTCGCTATGGCAGTGCGACTTCTTCTCGAAGCGGATCCTGACACTCCGCGGCATCCGTGAGGTCTTTGTCCTCGCCTTCCTGCACGTCGAGACTCGCAGAGTGATTTTGTCACCTCCGACATTCAATCCAAACGAAAACTGGATCGTCGCGCAGGCAGCCGTGTTCGTCGAGCAAGCGAGAGGACAGGGATTGCGAGTCGCGACCGTACAGCACGACTGCGATACAAAGTTCACCCAAGGATTCGACCAAGCGTTACGTCAGCGACGAGCACGAGTTCGACGGACCGCATTTCGTTCGCCAAACACCAATGCTTTCGTGGAACGCTTCGTCCAATCGATCGGACAGGAGTGCCTCGACCGATTTGTGATCTTCGGCGAGAAACACATGAACCACGTTTGCCAGGAGTATCTCCAGCATTACCACCAAGAGAGGCCGCATCAGGGCGAGGGGATCGAAAATGAATTGCTGATCAGGAAGCAGAAGCCACGGCAAGTGGCAGCGATATCGCTCAGCGAGGTTAATTGCTCAGAGCGATTAGGCGGGCTACTAAAGAGCTACTCGAGCAAGGCTGCATGA
- a CDS encoding rhodanese-like domain-containing protein has translation MLLGKLKEKHDALANTKLPPEEVAKLLKKGAFLVDVRTKLEARMGIAPGATHISLFTLKRRMNELPRDRGIVLYCGTGGRAAKAKQILEAAGFKAFNGGGYKDIVKITGT, from the coding sequence ATGTTACTAGGTAAGCTAAAAGAAAAGCACGATGCTCTGGCGAACACCAAGCTGCCGCCAGAAGAAGTCGCGAAGCTGCTAAAGAAGGGAGCGTTTTTAGTTGACGTACGAACAAAGCTTGAGGCAAGAATGGGCATCGCTCCGGGTGCGACGCATATTTCCCTCTTTACTTTAAAGCGCCGCATGAACGAACTGCCGCGTGACCGGGGCATCGTCCTCTATTGCGGTACAGGGGGCAGGGCCGCCAAGGCAAAACAAATACTTGAAGCCGCAGGATTCAAGGCATTTAACGGCGGCGGCTACAAGGACATCGTGAAGATCACTGGGACTTGA